Below is a genomic region from Polycladomyces zharkentensis.
CGTTTATTTTCATGCTGCCATCACTCTGGTTTCCTTGATACTTTGGATCAATGATTGATTCACCAGACACGCCCTAGCTTCTCCTAAAGTAAACGGCAATCAAATGCAAATCAATATTGAGAACAACGGTGGGTTGCTGACTTGTCAATATCAAAAACAATAACATTATCCCGCAATTCATCTCCACATCTTTGTGGGGATTTTTTATGTATTGCCTATATGAACAAACAAAATTTTATATAATATTTTTGTGGTAGACTGATTATATTTCATCTTTTGATATTGTTTGGAATATTTCTGGCAAAGATGAGGAGGACAAGCATTGAAAAACATTTTTTTGGCGACTGCACTTTCATTTTTATACCCAGGATTTGGCCAGATTTATAATCAACAAAAGGTCAAAGGGATCATATTGATTGTGATCCAATTGTTCCTGGCATTCTTACATAAAAAGGCCACGGGAGTATTGAATAGTCCATACAATGGATATTGGGTGATTGGTATTATAGATGCGTTTGTTTTTGCAATCATCAAGGAAATAAGAATCAGAGATTTGGATGAAACGGAAGATGCCAGAGATGAAAAGAAACAATGGATTTTGATTGTTATCACTACGGTTGTAGCCGTTTCGACACACTATGGAATTGAACCTTCAGTATGTGTTGACTTATCGGTAATACAATGTTGGATGTAACAAGAAAAAGAGCTTATTGGTTAAGATAGGCTCGTTTCTTTTCAGTGATTTTGCTTGAGGAACTTGATTTTTCCCCTTTTATCAAGGTGGTCAATACGTGACTTGCTCCATGCGGCTGAGGTCGTTGGATGTCTTTCTCTCTCCTCTCAGCCCCATTGTCAATACACAATTAATGAATATTATGAAAAAATGAGGTAGCACGCCGTCAGAAGAAGGTTTTTTTACTTTTTGTCCCATTGAAACCGTATATTTTACACGTATCTGAATAGGAAGAAGTCCCGCAAATTTCCCATTTGCCCGGTTGGATTTCAATCCCGGGTGCCGCGTTCATTTTCACCTTTATTTCGAGTACTAGAGATGTTTGAATCAAGAAGAGATTGCGTTTTACCAAAAATTTGAGTACAATATCCTACATATAAAGCGAGGAGGCTGTGAAGAGCGGTGGACAATGTTTTCGCATATGTACCCATCATAAATCTTATAGCGAAAACATACCGGGGCTCTTCATAAGACCGCCTTTTCTTTATTCTATTATGTAAAAATTACTTTATCTCTTTATCGTTACTATTACTGAAAAAGCAAACAAAGGCACCGGTATGTCCGGCGCCTTTTTTACATGGTACAGTGTCGAACATTGATTTGGCTTGTGCCATGTCTTTGGCGCCGGTGACCCGGCGTCTTTTTTTATGGGAAGCCATTGGTTTCTCACGAAAGCCGTCGGGGCACCGTGTCTTTGATCCAATCTGAGGGAGGATCGAAATGGAAACAAAATTTGATCGGTTAAAAACGTTTGTCGCTGAGAAGGGGTGGACGAACTACCGCTTCAACCAAATCCTGCACGCAATTTTCAAGGAAAAGAGAAGCGAGTTCGACCGGATGACGACGCTCCCGCTGTCATTGCGCAAGCAGTTGCAAGAAGAATTTGGCAGAACGTTACTGAGTCTTAGGCCGATATATCGTCAATCGTCCGGTCAAGCGGACAAAGTTCTGTTTGAACTGCCCGATTCCAACAAGATTGAAACGGTCAGGTTGATCTATCGCACTGGCTGGGAGTCGTATTGTATTTCCTCCCAGTGCGGATGCGGATTCGGCTGTAAATTTTGTGCCACGGGAAAGATCGGAATGAAGCGAAATTTAAGCGCAGACGAGATCACCGATCAGATCCTGTACTTTTATTTGCAAAACCATCCTATCGACAGTATTTCATTTATGGGAATGGGCGAGGCACTTGCCAATCCGCAAATCTTCGTCGCCTTAAAAACCCTGACCGACCCTCGGCTGTTCAACTTGAGTCCGCGGCGGATCACGGTTTCCACGATTGGGCTGGTTCCCCAGATACAGCGATTGTCACAGGAGTTTCCGCAGGTGAATCTCACCTTTTCGCTCCACTCCCCTTTTGACGAGCAGCGGAGCGATCTGATGCCGATCAACCGCAAGTATCCATTGCGGGAGGTGTTGGAGGTGCTGGATGCACACATCCAAAAACATCGGCGCAAGGTATACATCGCCTATATCGTGCTTCCCGGCGTCAACGATAGTCCCGTGCATGCGGAGAAGCTGATTTCCCTGTTGCGTGGGCGCGGACCGTGGGATTATCTATATCACGTAAACCTCATCCGTTACAATCCTGCCATTGGAGCCACGAAAGCGTACAATCGTCCGCACAAGCGGGAATTGGCTAGTTTTTACCAACGATTGCGAGAAGCAGGCCTGAATGTAACCGTGAGACAATCCTTCGGAGTGGACATCGAGGCTGCCTGCGGTCAACTGTATGGGCAGTATTATATTCGTGGAGAGCCGGGAGAGGTGGAATAGACCTTTCGACACGCTCAAGCCGTCATGCTCAGCATGACGGCTTTAGAAATGAAATGTCGATCCTTCACCGGCACTTCCCGCGACCGGTTGCCCGTTTTTCATCCCCTGAATAATGACGCCAAAATCGGCCGATGCTCCCTCTACCCCTACAATGGCTCCGGGTGCCATTTGTAGTTTATGCTTTTCTCACCGATTAACCGGAGTTAGGAAACAACCGGACGATCCTTTATCTGGCCGGCTTGCTCCGTCGGAGATAGCCTCTCCTGACGCTGATGAGGTAGAGACCAAAAATTTAGTGCTTGCCTTAAAGTAGACTTTAAGCCGTATGATATTTACGACATCCCACTCCGATGAATGGTAAAAGTACAAAAAGGGGGATGTGGGGACGTATGGCTGACAAGAAGGTTTGGTTCATCACCGGTGCCGGGCGCGGCATGGGCGTAGACATCGCCAAAGCCGCCCTGGACGCCGGCTACCGGGTCGTCGCCACCGGCCGCAATACCGACAAGGTGACCAAAGCTGTCGGCGAGGCCGAGGACGTGCTGGTCGTGAAGCTGGACATCACCAATCCTGCCGACGCCGAGGCAGCTGTCAAGGCGGCGGTTGACCGGTTTGGACGGATCGACGTGCTCGTCAACAACGCTGCCAACTGTTATCTCGGCTACTTCGAGGAGCTGACCCCGAAGCAGATCGAGCATCAACTCGCCACCAACCTCATCGGCCCGATGAACGTCACCCGCGCCGTGCTGCCCGTGATGCG
It encodes:
- a CDS encoding Cfr family 23S rRNA (adenine(2503)-C(8))-methyltransferase is translated as MEMETKFDRLKTFVAEKGWTNYRFNQILHAIFKEKRSEFDRMTTLPLSLRKQLQEEFGRTLLSLRPIYRQSSGQADKVLFELPDSNKIETVRLIYRTGWESYCISSQCGCGFGCKFCATGKIGMKRNLSADEITDQILYFYLQNHPIDSISFMGMGEALANPQIFVALKTLTDPRLFNLSPRRITVSTIGLVPQIQRLSQEFPQVNLTFSLHSPFDEQRSDLMPINRKYPLREVLEVLDAHIQKHRRKVYIAYIVLPGVNDSPVHAEKLISLLRGRGPWDYLYHVNLIRYNPAIGATKAYNRPHKRELASFYQRLREAGLNVTVRQSFGVDIEAACGQLYGQYYIRGEPGEVE